Proteins from one Sulfurovum sp. TSL1 genomic window:
- the rplP gene encoding 50S ribosomal protein L16: MLMPKRTKWRKQMKGRNRGKSFRGNKIEFGDIAIKATEAGRIDSRQIEAARITMTRKISRTGKTWIRVFPDKPLTAKPLETRMGKGKGGVDKWVMNIKPGRIIFEMAGVEETLARAALTLAIHKMPFKCKIITLKDSNELY; the protein is encoded by the coding sequence ATGCTAATGCCTAAAAGAACTAAATGGAGAAAGCAGATGAAAGGCCGCAACCGCGGTAAATCTTTCAGAGGTAACAAAATTGAGTTTGGTGATATCGCGATCAAAGCAACTGAAGCTGGTAGAATCGATTCTAGACAGATCGAAGCAGCGCGTATTACTATGACGAGAAAAATTTCAAGAACAGGTAAAACTTGGATCAGAGTTTTCCCAGATAAGCCATTGACTGCTAAACCACTCGAAACAAGAATGGGTAAAGGTAAAGGTGGTGTTGATAAATGGGTAATGAACATTAAGCCAGGTAGAATTATTTTCGAAATGGCAGGCGTTGAAGAGACACTTGCAAGAGCAGCATTGACACTTGCGATTCATAAAATGCCATTTAAGTGTAAAATTATCACTTTAAAGGATAGTAATGAACTATATTGA
- the rpmC gene encoding 50S ribosomal protein L29 produces MNYIDLKDKNEAELTAMLKEKKLELFTLNAKQKTMQLTNTSELRVAKKDIARIQTALTAARSK; encoded by the coding sequence ATGAACTATATTGATTTAAAAGATAAAAATGAAGCAGAACTTACGGCGATGCTTAAAGAGAAAAAACTTGAATTGTTTACATTGAATGCAAAGCAAAAAACGATGCAATTAACAAACACTTCAGAGTTGAGAGTAGCGAAAAAAGATATCGCTAGAATTCAAACAGCACTAACTGCTGCTAGATCGAAGTAA
- the rpsS gene encoding 30S ribosomal protein S19, which yields MARSTKKGPFIDGHLMKKVLKAKEEGSNKPIKTWSRRSVIFPEFIGLTINVHNGRQFVPVFVTENHVGYKLGEFAPTRTFKGHKGSVQKKVG from the coding sequence ATGGCAAGATCGACAAAAAAAGGTCCATTCATCGATGGTCACCTAATGAAAAAAGTGCTTAAAGCAAAAGAAGAAGGTTCAAATAAACCAATCAAAACTTGGTCAAGAAGATCAGTGATCTTCCCTGAGTTTATCGGTTTGACAATTAACGTTCACAATGGTAGACAATTCGTACCGGTATTTGTAACTGAAAACCACGTAGGATATAAACTGGGTGAATTCGCACCGACAAGAACATTTAAGGGCCACAAAGGTTCTGTACAGAAGAAGGTAGGCTAA
- the rplV gene encoding 50S ribosomal protein L22: protein MSRALLKFVRVSPTKARLIAREVQGMNAELALASLEFMPNKAAGIISKVIASAVANGDFEPEEVTITSCRVDKAAVMKRWRPRARGTASRIIKPTAHILVEVGVAEKTGEDA, encoded by the coding sequence ATGAGTAGAGCATTATTAAAATTCGTAAGAGTATCACCTACTAAAGCTAGACTTATCGCTAGAGAAGTTCAGGGTATGAATGCTGAACTTGCTCTTGCATCATTAGAGTTTATGCCTAACAAAGCAGCGGGTATCATTTCTAAAGTAATTGCATCTGCAGTTGCGAACGGTGATTTTGAACCAGAAGAAGTAACAATCACTTCTTGTAGAGTGGATAAAGCAGCGGTAATGAAAAGATGGAGACCAAGAGCTAGAGGTACTGCTTCTAGAATCATAAAACCAACAGCACACATTCTTGTTGAAGTTGGCGTAGCTGAAAAAACTGGGGAGGACGCATAA
- a CDS encoding type Z 30S ribosomal protein S14, translating to MAKKSMIAKQQRKAKFSTQAYTRCNICGRPHSVYRDFGLCRVCLRKMANEGLIPGMRKASW from the coding sequence ATGGCTAAGAAATCAATGATAGCTAAGCAACAGAGAAAAGCAAAATTCTCTACGCAAGCATATACAAGATGTAACATTTGTGGTAGACCTCACTCAGTATACAGAGATTTCGGTCTTTGTCGTGTGTGTTTAAGAAAAATGGCCAATGAAGGTCTTATCCCTGGCATGCGCAAAGCAAGCTGGTAA
- the rpsC gene encoding 30S ribosomal protein S3, whose translation MGQKVNPIGLRLGINRNWESRWFPAKGRAPEFIAEDHKIRKYLKKELFYAGVSNIIIERTVKKLRVNIVTARPGIIIGKKGADIEKLKATLIKMLGKDVAINIKEEKRPQASGQLAAENVATQLERRVAFRRAMKKVIQGALKSGAKGIKISVSGRLGGAEMARTEWYLEGRVPLHTLRAKIDYGFAEAHTTYGIIGIKVWIFKGEVLAKGIQAEPAEEKKGGRKPSRKRGE comes from the coding sequence ATGGGTCAAAAAGTAAATCCTATAGGTCTTAGACTTGGAATCAACAGAAACTGGGAATCAAGATGGTTCCCTGCAAAAGGTAGAGCGCCTGAATTTATCGCAGAAGACCATAAAATCAGAAAATACCTTAAAAAAGAACTTTTCTATGCGGGTGTTTCTAACATCATCATCGAAAGAACAGTGAAAAAATTAAGAGTAAATATCGTGACTGCTAGACCTGGTATCATTATCGGGAAAAAAGGTGCAGATATTGAAAAATTGAAAGCAACACTTATCAAAATGCTTGGTAAAGATGTAGCGATCAATATTAAAGAAGAGAAGCGTCCTCAGGCTTCAGGTCAATTAGCAGCTGAAAACGTTGCAACACAACTTGAAAGAAGAGTTGCGTTTAGACGTGCAATGAAAAAAGTGATCCAAGGTGCACTTAAATCAGGTGCAAAAGGGATCAAGATCTCTGTATCTGGTCGTCTTGGTGGTGCTGAAATGGCAAGAACTGAGTGGTACCTAGAGGGTAGAGTGCCTCTTCATACGCTTAGAGCGAAGATCGATTACGGTTTTGCTGAAGCACATACGACGTATGGGATCATTGGTATTAAAGTTTGGATCTTCAAAGGTGAAGTTCTTGCTAAAGGTATCCAAGCTGAGCCAGCAGAAGAGAAAAAAGGTGGTAGAAAGCCATCTAGAAAAAGAGGTGAATAA
- the infA gene encoding translation initiation factor IF-1, giving the protein MAKDDVIEIDGKVVEALPNATFRVELDNGHIVLCHIAGKMRMHYIKILPGDKVKVELTPYSLDKGRITFRYK; this is encoded by the coding sequence ATGGCTAAAGATGATGTTATAGAGATTGACGGTAAAGTGGTTGAAGCATTACCAAATGCGACATTTAGAGTTGAGTTGGATAATGGTCACATTGTCCTTTGTCATATTGCCGGTAAGATGAGAATGCACTACATTAAAATTCTTCCGGGTGACAAAGTAAAAGTAGAACTTACACCTTACAGCCTTGATAAAGGTCGTATCACATTTAGATACAAATAA
- the rplO gene encoding 50S ribosomal protein L15: MGLHNLQPAPGSTRNRKRVGRGQGSGTGKTAGRGQKGQKARSGYKRKRGFEGGQQPLYKRLPKIGFTSSVEKPYVINVEKIKAIAELSEITLETIKSVHKLQKNVTKVKLIGASARDLASKIKDDAVTTSGK; encoded by the coding sequence ATGGGTTTACATAATTTACAACCTGCTCCAGGTTCAACTCGTAACAGAAAAAGAGTTGGTCGTGGTCAAGGTTCAGGAACAGGTAAAACAGCTGGACGTGGTCAAAAAGGTCAAAAAGCTAGATCTGGTTACAAAAGAAAAAGAGGTTTTGAAGGTGGTCAACAGCCACTTTACAAAAGATTGCCTAAAATCGGTTTCACTTCTAGCGTTGAAAAACCATATGTGATCAATGTAGAAAAGATCAAAGCAATCGCTGAGCTTTCTGAAATTACACTTGAGACGATCAAGTCAGTGCATAAATTGCAAAAGAATGTAACGAAAGTGAAGTTGATCGGTGCAAGTGCAAGAGATCTTGCATCTAAGATCAAAGACGACGCTGTTACAACAAGCGGAAAATAA
- the rpsQ gene encoding 30S ribosomal protein S17, whose protein sequence is MPKRQIQGTVIKKAGEKTATVLVERRVLHPRYHKTVKRFKKYLIHDEKNDINVGDTVSAIECRPLSKTKSFRLLEIVKRGEV, encoded by the coding sequence ATGCCAAAAAGACAAATACAAGGTACTGTGATCAAAAAGGCTGGAGAAAAAACTGCGACTGTTTTAGTTGAAAGAAGAGTACTTCACCCAAGATATCACAAGACTGTAAAAAGATTTAAAAAATATCTTATTCACGATGAGAAGAACGACATCAATGTTGGAGATACAGTGAGCGCTATCGAATGTAGACCACTTTCAAAAACAAAAAGCTTCAGACTTCTTGAAATCGTGAAGAGAGGAGAAGTGTAA
- the rpsH gene encoding 30S ribosomal protein S8 → MMTDIIADSLTRIRNAAQRRLDVTTLLHSKTIEATVSIFVDKGYLESYKVKEDGNKKTIKVVLKYDEDEKSVINEIKKISKPGRRVHQGKDDIRTFKNGYGTLVVSTSQGVLANDEAFKRGIGGEVICSIW, encoded by the coding sequence ATGATGACAGACATAATTGCAGACTCTCTTACTCGTATAAGAAATGCTGCGCAAAGAAGACTAGACGTAACAACACTTCTTCACTCAAAGACGATTGAAGCAACCGTATCTATTTTTGTAGACAAAGGTTACCTTGAGAGTTACAAAGTAAAAGAAGATGGAAACAAAAAAACAATAAAAGTAGTTCTTAAATATGACGAGGATGAAAAAAGCGTGATCAACGAGATCAAAAAAATCTCTAAGCCTGGTAGACGTGTACACCAAGGTAAAGATGATATTAGAACATTTAAAAATGGTTACGGTACTTTGGTTGTTTCAACAAGCCAAGGTGTTCTTGCTAACGATGAAGCGTTTAAACGTGGAATCGGTGGTGAAGTAATCTGTAGTATTTGGTAA
- a CDS encoding diguanylate cyclase: MYEDKRAAVFERKVKVFNDVYKNTRKSYSKITKLLYDEIINTPGVIDQFKQAKDAGPEKQKNIRLSLYKLLIPTYESLKSINIRQLHFHLPNVSSFLRFHKPEKYGDSLVGIRHSLEIVNKEKRYVEGFEEGRIYNGFRYVYPLFDEEKRHIGSVETSLSFKALSNDIEETLGDEIDFILKKSIVERKVWEDEKSHYIMSHINHSYMHEKGDEYIPIMYKYQQINQSISKEVTQKMQNQKGFCISKEKTTVTFIPISNVEGDKNAAYLISYENCEEISSIEKDALTLLVISTLILLILSMLIFVVLQKISKINEIATYDSLTGTYNRNTMNELLEYELERIERKQKPLSILYIDIDDFKPVNDKYGHEKGDFVLKKVVELMLQKLRKSDRLGRWGGEEFLVMLPETDEEEAVLVAEKLREVISMGDYAMPRELTCSFGVATYRDAEDLDSLIARADRYLYKAKKEGKNRVVSHF, from the coding sequence ATGTATGAAGATAAACGGGCTGCAGTTTTTGAGAGAAAAGTAAAAGTTTTTAACGATGTCTACAAGAACACACGTAAATCCTACTCTAAGATCACAAAACTACTGTATGATGAAATTATTAACACCCCCGGGGTCATTGATCAGTTCAAACAGGCAAAAGATGCCGGCCCCGAAAAGCAGAAAAACATACGTCTTTCTTTATATAAACTACTGATCCCTACGTATGAAAGTCTAAAATCGATCAATATAAGACAGTTACACTTTCACTTACCCAACGTAAGCAGTTTTTTACGTTTTCATAAACCTGAGAAATATGGGGACTCACTTGTAGGCATACGTCACTCTCTTGAAATTGTCAATAAAGAGAAGAGATATGTGGAAGGGTTTGAAGAAGGAAGAATCTATAACGGTTTTCGTTATGTCTATCCGCTCTTTGACGAAGAAAAGAGACATATAGGCAGTGTTGAAACTTCTCTCTCCTTCAAAGCATTAAGCAATGATATAGAAGAGACACTCGGTGATGAAATAGACTTTATCCTTAAAAAGTCAATTGTCGAAAGAAAAGTATGGGAAGATGAAAAAAGTCACTATATCATGAGCCATATCAACCATAGCTATATGCATGAAAAAGGAGATGAATATATTCCTATCATGTACAAATATCAACAGATCAATCAATCTATCTCGAAAGAAGTCACACAAAAAATGCAAAACCAGAAAGGGTTTTGCATTTCTAAAGAGAAAACAACCGTCACCTTTATCCCCATCAGTAATGTTGAGGGGGATAAAAATGCAGCGTATCTCATAAGTTATGAAAATTGTGAAGAGATAAGCAGCATTGAAAAAGATGCTTTGACCCTATTGGTGATATCTACCCTCATTCTATTGATTTTATCAATGCTTATTTTTGTAGTATTGCAAAAAATTTCAAAGATCAATGAGATTGCTACGTATGATAGTCTTACCGGAACTTACAATAGAAATACAATGAATGAACTCTTGGAATATGAACTTGAACGCATTGAACGTAAACAGAAGCCACTCTCAATTCTTTACATTGATATAGACGATTTCAAACCAGTCAATGATAAGTATGGACATGAAAAGGGTGACTTTGTTTTGAAAAAAGTCGTTGAACTTATGCTACAGAAACTCAGAAAGAGTGACCGTTTAGGGCGATGGGGCGGCGAAGAATTCCTTGTAATGTTGCCAGAAACAGATGAAGAGGAGGCGGTATTGGTCGCAGAAAAATTACGGGAAGTGATTTCCATGGGCGACTATGCAATGCCTAGAGAGTTGACTTGTAGTTTTGGGGTAGCCACATATAGGGATGCAGAGGACCTTGATAGTCTGATTGCCAGAGCCGACAGATATCTGTACAAAGCAAAAAAAGAGGGTAAAAAT
- the rplN gene encoding 50S ribosomal protein L14, whose amino-acid sequence MIQGFTRLNVADNSGAKEIMCIKVLGGSKRRYASVGDVIVASVKKALPTGKVKKGKVVKAVVVRTKKEIQRENGSLIRFDDNAAVIIDDKREPIGTRIFGPVSRETRYAGFMKIVSLAPEVW is encoded by the coding sequence ATGATCCAAGGTTTTACAAGATTAAATGTAGCAGATAACTCTGGTGCCAAAGAGATCATGTGTATCAAGGTTCTTGGCGGATCTAAAAGAAGATATGCATCAGTAGGTGACGTGATCGTTGCTTCTGTGAAAAAAGCACTTCCAACTGGAAAAGTGAAAAAAGGTAAAGTTGTTAAAGCAGTCGTTGTTAGAACAAAAAAAGAGATCCAGAGAGAAAATGGATCACTGATTAGATTCGACGACAATGCAGCAGTAATTATCGATGACAAAAGAGAACCGATAGGTACACGTATCTTTGGTCCTGTAAGTCGTGAAACAAGATATGCAGGTTTTATGAAAATTGTATCACTTGCACCGGAGGTATGGTAA
- the rplX gene encoding 50S ribosomal protein L24, with translation MAKTFKIKKGDQVMVIAGDDKGTVGEVLQVLTKKDAVIVAGCKTAKKAVKPSEQNKEGGFVSKEMPIHISNVKKVEG, from the coding sequence ATGGCTAAAACATTCAAGATCAAAAAAGGTGACCAGGTAATGGTTATCGCTGGTGATGACAAAGGTACAGTTGGAGAAGTTCTTCAAGTGCTTACTAAAAAAGATGCAGTAATCGTTGCAGGTTGTAAAACAGCTAAAAAAGCTGTAAAACCAAGCGAGCAGAACAAAGAGGGTGGATTTGTGAGCAAAGAAATGCCTATCCACATCTCAAATGTAAAAAAAGTAGAGGGTTAA
- the rplE gene encoding 50S ribosomal protein L5, whose protein sequence is MSRMKQKYNDIVPALREECGVINTMQTPKLEKIVISVGAGEEGKDTKLIANMADTISLIAGQKAVIVNAKKSVAGFKAREGAPSGIRVTLRGENMYNFFDKLVSIALPRVKDFRGTPRKGFDGRGNYNFGLQEQLMFPEVEFDKVIKTHGMNITIVTSTEDDKQAFTLLEKLGMPFAKGRN, encoded by the coding sequence ATGAGTAGAATGAAGCAAAAGTACAATGACATCGTTCCTGCACTTAGAGAAGAGTGCGGGGTTATAAATACGATGCAGACTCCGAAGCTTGAGAAAATTGTTATCTCTGTTGGTGCCGGTGAAGAAGGTAAAGATACTAAACTCATCGCTAATATGGCAGACACAATTTCACTAATTGCTGGTCAAAAAGCAGTAATAGTAAATGCTAAAAAATCAGTTGCTGGTTTTAAAGCAAGAGAAGGTGCTCCATCTGGTATCAGAGTAACACTTAGAGGTGAAAACATGTATAACTTCTTTGACAAACTTGTATCAATCGCACTTCCAAGAGTAAAAGACTTTAGAGGTACACCAAGAAAAGGTTTTGACGGACGCGGTAACTATAACTTCGGTCTTCAAGAGCAATTGATGTTCCCGGAAGTCGAATTTGATAAAGTGATCAAGACACACGGTATGAATATCACTATCGTAACGAGCACTGAAGATGATAAACAAGCATTCACGCTTTTAGAAAAGCTTGGTATGCCTTTCGCTAAAGGGAGAAACTAA
- the rpsE gene encoding 30S ribosomal protein S5, with protein MEEIEKEFEEVIVNIGRVTKVVKGGRRFRFTALVVIGDRNGTVGYGFGKAKEVPDAIKKAVDDAHKNLVKVNIKGTTLAHDIEHKFNASRIVLRPASEGTGVIAGGAARPVLELAGVKDVLSKSIGSNNPNNLVRATIQALTRIKA; from the coding sequence ATGGAAGAAATAGAAAAAGAATTTGAAGAAGTAATCGTTAATATCGGTCGTGTTACCAAAGTTGTTAAGGGTGGTAGAAGATTTAGATTTACTGCGCTCGTAGTGATCGGTGACAGAAACGGTACTGTTGGATACGGATTTGGTAAAGCCAAAGAAGTTCCTGATGCGATCAAAAAAGCGGTTGATGATGCTCACAAAAACCTTGTGAAAGTAAACATCAAAGGTACAACACTCGCACATGATATCGAGCACAAATTCAACGCAAGTAGAATCGTGCTTAGACCAGCGAGTGAAGGTACAGGTGTTATTGCCGGTGGTGCTGCCAGACCAGTACTTGAGCTTGCAGGGGTAAAAGATGTCCTTTCAAAATCAATCGGTTCAAACAACCCAAATAACCTAGTAAGAGCGACAATCCAAGCACTTACTAGAATCAAAGCGTAA
- the rplR gene encoding 50S ribosomal protein L18, translating into MLKSIQKRKNKLRAQRKARVRGKIFGTDTNPRLTVFKSNKHFYAQAINDTTGTTLASVDGRKLGLKVNQEDVKKVAAEMAKNLASKNIETVVFDRNGYLYHGVVASFADALREAGIKF; encoded by the coding sequence ATGTTAAAAAGTATTCAAAAAAGAAAAAATAAACTTCGCGCTCAAAGAAAAGCTAGAGTAAGAGGTAAAATCTTCGGTACAGATACAAATCCGAGATTGACTGTATTCAAGTCAAACAAGCACTTTTATGCTCAAGCGATCAATGACACTACTGGGACTACACTTGCTTCTGTTGACGGCAGAAAGCTTGGTCTTAAAGTAAACCAGGAAGATGTAAAAAAAGTAGCTGCTGAGATGGCTAAAAACCTTGCTTCTAAAAACATTGAAACTGTTGTTTTCGACAGAAATGGTTACCTTTACCACGGTGTTGTTGCGTCATTTGCTGATGCACTTAGAGAAGCCGGAATCAAGTTTTAA
- the map gene encoding type I methionyl aminopeptidase: MAIAIRKPDEIAKLKRAGEIVGKTLQYLQNIIKPGMTLKEIDALGEAYIREHGAVPSFKGLYGFTGSVCTSVNEVCIHGIPTDRVIEEGDVLGLDIGTKLDGYFGDAAITMAVGKLSAEDDALIECAKGALYHAIDSIREGMRFKELSKILEDYIVSAGYVPLRDYCGHGIGTKPHDEPNIPNYLEGKTNQGPKIKNGMVFCLEPMVCQKSGQPVLLEDKWSVISEDQLRSAHYEHTVAVVDGKAIILTEA, encoded by the coding sequence ATGGCTATTGCTATCAGAAAACCAGATGAGATCGCCAAGCTTAAAAGAGCTGGCGAGATCGTTGGAAAAACACTTCAATATCTTCAAAATATCATCAAACCAGGTATGACACTGAAAGAAATCGATGCTTTAGGTGAAGCCTATATCCGTGAACACGGTGCAGTACCGTCGTTTAAAGGATTGTATGGTTTTACCGGTTCTGTATGTACTTCGGTCAATGAAGTATGTATTCATGGTATCCCTACAGATAGAGTGATAGAAGAAGGTGATGTGCTCGGTTTAGATATCGGGACAAAACTGGATGGCTATTTTGGTGATGCTGCGATCACAATGGCAGTAGGTAAACTATCTGCAGAAGACGATGCGCTTATCGAGTGTGCAAAAGGCGCACTTTATCATGCGATCGATTCTATCAGAGAAGGTATGCGCTTTAAAGAATTGTCAAAAATTCTTGAAGATTATATCGTTTCTGCAGGTTATGTACCATTGCGTGATTATTGCGGCCACGGTATCGGTACGAAACCGCATGATGAACCAAATATCCCCAACTATCTTGAGGGTAAAACAAACCAGGGACCTAAAATTAAAAACGGTATGGTCTTCTGTTTGGAGCCTATGGTATGTCAAAAAAGCGGGCAACCAGTACTGCTTGAGGACAAATGGTCAGTTATAAGTGAAGATCAACTCAGATCAGCACACTATGAACATACGGTTGCAGTGGTAGACGGTAAAGCTATCATATTGACTGAAGCGTAA
- the rplF gene encoding 50S ribosomal protein L6 translates to MSRIGKRPVTVASGIEVSLDGTTLVAKKGNLEKRLETHGRVGISIDGSEVTFERKGDEKQDAAFWGTYRALFNNIIIGLDQGYSKSLEINGVGYRAAVQGKVLNLQLGHSHDINYDIPEGLEITVEKNVITVKGTDKQAVGQAAAEIRDFRPPEPYKGKGVKYTDEVIIRKAGKAAGK, encoded by the coding sequence ATGTCAAGAATAGGAAAAAGACCAGTAACTGTGGCAAGTGGTATTGAAGTATCACTAGACGGTACGACTCTCGTGGCTAAAAAAGGCAATCTTGAAAAGAGACTTGAAACTCATGGTAGAGTTGGGATCAGCATTGATGGTTCAGAAGTGACTTTTGAAAGAAAAGGTGATGAAAAACAAGATGCAGCGTTCTGGGGAACATACAGAGCACTCTTCAACAATATTATCATTGGTTTAGACCAAGGTTACAGTAAATCTTTAGAGATCAATGGTGTTGGTTACAGAGCAGCCGTTCAAGGTAAAGTACTTAACCTTCAATTGGGACACTCACATGATATTAACTATGATATCCCTGAGGGACTTGAAATCACAGTTGAAAAAAACGTGATCACTGTAAAAGGTACAGATAAGCAAGCAGTGGGTCAAGCTGCTGCTGAGATTAGAGATTTCAGACCACCAGAACCGTATAAAGGCAAAGGTGTGAAGTATACAGATGAAGTGATCATCAGAAAAGCTGGTAAAGCAGCTGGTAAGTAA
- the secY gene encoding preprotein translocase subunit SecY — translation MGNALTQKILITLGFLFAYRVLAYIPTPGVDLNVIKEFFDSNTNNALGLMNMFSGNAVERLSIISLGIMPYITASIVMELLAATFPALGQMKKERDGMQKYMQIIRYFTIFITVVQAIGVSMGLQSMTGRAGQSAVMIDPMMFTIITTFSMLAGTMLLMWIGEQITQKGIGNGISLIIFAGIVSGLPSAIGNTVRAVNAGEMNFLVVLGILAIMLITILAIIYVELGERRVPISYSRKTIMQNQTKRVMNYIPVKVNLSGVIPPIFASAVLMFPLTMLQSSTTPFLVAIADSLAPGGITFNVVTFLLVMFFAFFYASIAFNAKDIADNLKRQGGFIPGVRPGEHTKEFLNEVASRLTGSGAVYLAIISTVPFLIISGMGASFYFGGVAVLIIVQVALDTMRKIEAQRTMNQYDTLGNVGL, via the coding sequence ATGGGCAATGCTTTAACTCAAAAAATCCTTATCACACTAGGATTCCTTTTTGCGTACAGAGTTTTAGCCTATATCCCAACTCCAGGTGTTGATTTGAATGTGATCAAAGAGTTCTTTGATAGCAATACAAACAACGCCCTTGGGCTAATGAATATGTTCTCTGGTAATGCCGTTGAACGTTTAAGTATCATCTCTTTAGGTATCATGCCTTATATTACTGCTTCCATCGTTATGGAACTTCTCGCAGCTACTTTCCCCGCACTTGGTCAAATGAAAAAAGAACGTGACGGCATGCAAAAATATATGCAGATCATTCGTTATTTCACTATATTTATTACGGTAGTACAAGCTATCGGTGTATCTATGGGACTTCAGAGTATGACAGGTAGAGCGGGACAGAGTGCAGTGATGATCGATCCTATGATGTTTACAATTATTACGACTTTCTCTATGCTGGCAGGTACGATGTTGTTGATGTGGATCGGTGAACAGATCACACAAAAAGGTATCGGTAACGGTATTTCACTGATCATCTTTGCGGGTATTGTCTCTGGGCTACCATCTGCGATCGGAAATACAGTGAGAGCAGTAAATGCCGGCGAGATGAACTTTTTAGTGGTACTTGGTATTTTGGCAATTATGCTGATCACTATCCTGGCCATTATCTATGTTGAACTTGGTGAGAGAAGGGTACCTATCTCTTATTCAAGAAAGACGATCATGCAGAATCAAACAAAGAGAGTCATGAACTACATTCCTGTAAAAGTAAACCTTTCAGGTGTCATTCCTCCTATCTTTGCTTCAGCGGTATTGATGTTTCCTCTGACTATGCTTCAGTCAAGTACTACGCCATTTCTTGTAGCGATTGCTGACTCATTGGCACCAGGTGGTATCACATTCAATGTGGTCACTTTCCTGCTTGTCATGTTCTTTGCATTCTTCTATGCATCGATTGCATTTAATGCGAAAGATATAGCAGACAACCTGAAAAGACAAGGCGGGTTCATTCCTGGCGTGAGACCAGGTGAACATACAAAAGAATTCCTGAATGAAGTGGCAAGCAGACTGACCGGTTCAGGTGCAGTGTATCTTGCGATCATTTCGACAGTGCCGTTCTTGATCATCTCCGGAATGGGTGCATCTTTCTATTTTGGTGGGGTTGCCGTACTTATTATCGTTCAGGTTGCACTCGATACCATGAGAAAGATCGAAGCACAAAGAACTATGAATCAATATGATACATTGGGTAATGTAGGTCTATAA